Proteins encoded within one genomic window of Tigriopus californicus strain San Diego chromosome 12, Tcal_SD_v2.1, whole genome shotgun sequence:
- the LOC131891933 gene encoding uncharacterized protein LOC131891933 isoform X9: MRNVKDWATIVILHLSLWIATSDTKTISSFGIRFSETCKGFQILEGTNMKCILCSTMCLVQSKLEERFQPESHGVLVRNSDKQCTQIRIETDQVFCFETDFVDEETMTLVDTERAKPVSLNKEPYVTLFLTGALKFAPINDTQKTLPAVNAPPPPIPFDFNNLLTIFNRGFIICTRILDMCYHWPFHENEWHSFPPPNERHEMGAIGLLGNQLIMIGGKNNDGEPTDICELFDPHTYSWSDGPKLPVALGYFTLVQVSSTTILIVGGYNNTPKSDTYLLSKGDNQWTKLEDRPEPVYHSCCGVVILGDGRRGALSVGGNDH; the protein is encoded by the exons ATGAGGAATGTGAAAGATTGGGCTACTATCGTCATCTTGCACTTGTCCCTTTGGATTGCCACTTCTGACACCAAAACTATAAGCAGCTTTGGAATTCGTTTCTCGGAAACATGCAAAGGGTTCCAAATTTTAGAAGGCACCAACATGAA ATGCATCTTATGCTCAACCATGTGTCTTGTTCAGTCGAAATTAGAGGAGAGATTTCAACCCGAAAGTCACGGTGTCCTGGTCCGCAATTCAGACAAGCAATGCACCCAAATCAGAATTGAGACTGACCAGgtcttttgctttgaaactGATTTTGTAGATGAAGAGACGATGACCCTCGTGGACACTGAGCGCGCAAAACCAGTATCTTTAAACAAAG AGCCGTATGTTACTCTGTTTTTGACAGGAGCACTGAAATTCGCTCCCATTAACGACACTCAAAAGACATTGCCCGCGGTTAATGCTCCTCCACCACCAATCCCGTTTGACTTCAACAATCTCCTCACAATTTTCAACCGTGGATTTATTATATGCACAAGAATTTTAGATATGTGCTACCATTGGCCTTTCC ATGAGAACGAGTGGCATTCATTTCCACCACCGAATGAACGCCATGAAATGGGCGCCATTGGTCTCTTAGGAAACCAATTAATCATGATCGGGGGtaaaaacaatgatggagAGCCAACAGATATTTGTGAGCTTTTCGACCCTCATACTTATTCCTGGAGTGATGGTCCTAAATTGCCTGTGGCTTTAGGTTATTTCACTCTGGTTCAAGTCAGCTCCACCACAATCCTCATAGTTGGAGGCTACAATAACACACCTAAGAGCGATACCTATCTTTTGTCCAAGGGAGATAATCAATGGACCAAGTTGGAGGATAGGCCGGAACCTGTTTATCATTCTTGTTGTGGGGTGGTTATTCTGGGCGATGGTAGAAGAGGGGCCTTATCCGTTGGAGGGAATG ATCATTGA
- the LOC131891933 gene encoding uncharacterized protein LOC131891933 isoform X8: protein MRNVKDWATIVILHLSLWIATSDTKTISSFGIRFSETCKGFQILEGTNMKCILCSTMCLVQSKLEERFQPESHGVLVRNSDKQCTQIRIETDQVFCFETDFVDEETMTLVDTERAKPVSLNKEPYVTLFLTGALKFAPINDTQKTLPAVNAPPPPIPFDFNNLLTIFNRGFIICTRILDMCYHWPFHENEWHSFPPPNERHEMGAIGLLGNQLIMIGGKNNDGEPTDICELFDPHTYSWSDGPKLPVALGYFTLVQVSSTTILIVGGYNNTPKSDTYLLSKGDNQWTKLEDRPEPVYHSCCGVVILGDGRRGALSVGGNVKCWRSEVAVVMSGT, encoded by the exons ATGAGGAATGTGAAAGATTGGGCTACTATCGTCATCTTGCACTTGTCCCTTTGGATTGCCACTTCTGACACCAAAACTATAAGCAGCTTTGGAATTCGTTTCTCGGAAACATGCAAAGGGTTCCAAATTTTAGAAGGCACCAACATGAA ATGCATCTTATGCTCAACCATGTGTCTTGTTCAGTCGAAATTAGAGGAGAGATTTCAACCCGAAAGTCACGGTGTCCTGGTCCGCAATTCAGACAAGCAATGCACCCAAATCAGAATTGAGACTGACCAGgtcttttgctttgaaactGATTTTGTAGATGAAGAGACGATGACCCTCGTGGACACTGAGCGCGCAAAACCAGTATCTTTAAACAAAG AGCCGTATGTTACTCTGTTTTTGACAGGAGCACTGAAATTCGCTCCCATTAACGACACTCAAAAGACATTGCCCGCGGTTAATGCTCCTCCACCACCAATCCCGTTTGACTTCAACAATCTCCTCACAATTTTCAACCGTGGATTTATTATATGCACAAGAATTTTAGATATGTGCTACCATTGGCCTTTCC ATGAGAACGAGTGGCATTCATTTCCACCACCGAATGAACGCCATGAAATGGGCGCCATTGGTCTCTTAGGAAACCAATTAATCATGATCGGGGGtaaaaacaatgatggagAGCCAACAGATATTTGTGAGCTTTTCGACCCTCATACTTATTCCTGGAGTGATGGTCCTAAATTGCCTGTGGCTTTAGGTTATTTCACTCTGGTTCAAGTCAGCTCCACCACAATCCTCATAGTTGGAGGCTACAATAACACACCTAAGAGCGATACCTATCTTTTGTCCAAGGGAGATAATCAATGGACCAAGTTGGAGGATAGGCCGGAACCTGTTTATCATTCTTGTTGTGGGGTGGTTATTCTGGGCGATGGTAGAAGAGGGGCCTTATCCGTTGGAGGGAATG TCAAGTGTTGGCGGAGCGAAGTAGCCGTAGTAATGAGTGGTACCTGA
- the LOC131891933 gene encoding uncharacterized protein LOC131891933 isoform X7, with protein MRNVKDWATIVILHLSLWIATSDTKTISSFGIRFSETCKGFQILEGTNMKCILCSTMCLVQSKLEERFQPESHGVLVRNSDKQCTQIRIETDQVFCFETDFVDEETMTLVDTERAKPVSLNKEPYVTLFLTGALKFAPINDTQKTLPAVNAPPPPIPFDFNNLLTIFNRGFIICTRILDMCYHWPFHENEWHSFPPPNERHEMGAIGLLGNQLIMIGGKNNDGEPTDICELFDPHTYSWSDGPKLPVALGYFTLVQVSSTTILIVGGYNNTPKSDTYLLSKGDNQWTKLEDRPEPVYHSCCGVVILGDGRRGALSVGGNALMLLKSRSTSKIYLFKKKKGWS; from the exons ATGAGGAATGTGAAAGATTGGGCTACTATCGTCATCTTGCACTTGTCCCTTTGGATTGCCACTTCTGACACCAAAACTATAAGCAGCTTTGGAATTCGTTTCTCGGAAACATGCAAAGGGTTCCAAATTTTAGAAGGCACCAACATGAA ATGCATCTTATGCTCAACCATGTGTCTTGTTCAGTCGAAATTAGAGGAGAGATTTCAACCCGAAAGTCACGGTGTCCTGGTCCGCAATTCAGACAAGCAATGCACCCAAATCAGAATTGAGACTGACCAGgtcttttgctttgaaactGATTTTGTAGATGAAGAGACGATGACCCTCGTGGACACTGAGCGCGCAAAACCAGTATCTTTAAACAAAG AGCCGTATGTTACTCTGTTTTTGACAGGAGCACTGAAATTCGCTCCCATTAACGACACTCAAAAGACATTGCCCGCGGTTAATGCTCCTCCACCACCAATCCCGTTTGACTTCAACAATCTCCTCACAATTTTCAACCGTGGATTTATTATATGCACAAGAATTTTAGATATGTGCTACCATTGGCCTTTCC ATGAGAACGAGTGGCATTCATTTCCACCACCGAATGAACGCCATGAAATGGGCGCCATTGGTCTCTTAGGAAACCAATTAATCATGATCGGGGGtaaaaacaatgatggagAGCCAACAGATATTTGTGAGCTTTTCGACCCTCATACTTATTCCTGGAGTGATGGTCCTAAATTGCCTGTGGCTTTAGGTTATTTCACTCTGGTTCAAGTCAGCTCCACCACAATCCTCATAGTTGGAGGCTACAATAACACACCTAAGAGCGATACCTATCTTTTGTCCAAGGGAGATAATCAATGGACCAAGTTGGAGGATAGGCCGGAACCTGTTTATCATTCTTGTTGTGGGGTGGTTATTCTGGGCGATGGTAGAAGAGGGGCCTTATCCGTTGGAGGGAATG CTTTAATGCTTTTGAAATCTCGATCTACGTCAAAGATTTAtctcttcaaaaaaaaaaagggatGGTCCTGA
- the LOC131891933 gene encoding uncharacterized protein LOC131891933 isoform X5, with amino-acid sequence MRNVKDWATIVILHLSLWIATSDTKTISSFGIRFSETCKGFQILEGTNMKCILCSTMCLVQSKLEERFQPESHGVLVRNSDKQCTQIRIETDQVFCFETDFVDEETMTLVDTERAKPVSLNKDENEWHSFPPPNERHEMGAIGLLGNQLIMIGGKNNDGEPTDICELFDPHTYSWSDGPKLPVALGYFTLVQVSSTTILIVGGYNNTPKSDTYLLSKGDNQWTKLEDRPEPVYHSCCGVVILGDGRRGALSVGGNGNEFSTQAYFLDFELMTWSHMPSFTLPAPSYKGFLFQRDTEIHFLPLCEVNFDTFVLKHYVWKIHGFNQTWESRPYPFGKFTALNVGNPLTPTIYTMSIN; translated from the exons ATGAGGAATGTGAAAGATTGGGCTACTATCGTCATCTTGCACTTGTCCCTTTGGATTGCCACTTCTGACACCAAAACTATAAGCAGCTTTGGAATTCGTTTCTCGGAAACATGCAAAGGGTTCCAAATTTTAGAAGGCACCAACATGAA ATGCATCTTATGCTCAACCATGTGTCTTGTTCAGTCGAAATTAGAGGAGAGATTTCAACCCGAAAGTCACGGTGTCCTGGTCCGCAATTCAGACAAGCAATGCACCCAAATCAGAATTGAGACTGACCAGgtcttttgctttgaaactGATTTTGTAGATGAAGAGACGATGACCCTCGTGGACACTGAGCGCGCAAAACCAGTATCTTTAAACAAAG ATGAGAACGAGTGGCATTCATTTCCACCACCGAATGAACGCCATGAAATGGGCGCCATTGGTCTCTTAGGAAACCAATTAATCATGATCGGGGGtaaaaacaatgatggagAGCCAACAGATATTTGTGAGCTTTTCGACCCTCATACTTATTCCTGGAGTGATGGTCCTAAATTGCCTGTGGCTTTAGGTTATTTCACTCTGGTTCAAGTCAGCTCCACCACAATCCTCATAGTTGGAGGCTACAATAACACACCTAAGAGCGATACCTATCTTTTGTCCAAGGGAGATAATCAATGGACCAAGTTGGAGGATAGGCCGGAACCTGTTTATCATTCTTGTTGTGGGGTGGTTATTCTGGGCGATGGTAGAAGAGGGGCCTTATCCGTTGGAGGGAATGGTAATGAGTTCTCTACACAAGCATACTTTTTGGACTTTGAGTTAATGACCTGGTCACACATGCCATCTTTCACTTTACCCGCCCCTTCAtacaaaggttttctttttcaaagagacACCGAAATTCACTTTTTGCCCTTATGTGAAGTCAACTTCGACACATTTGTATTAAAACATTATGTGTGGAAAATCCATGGATTTAATCAAACATGGGAAAGTAGACCTTATCCATTTGGAAAATTCACCGCCTTAAATGTGGGGAATCCATTGACCCCAACAATCTATACCATGTCCATTAATTGA
- the LOC131891933 gene encoding uncharacterized protein LOC131891933 isoform X2 yields MRNVKDWATIVILHLSLWIATSDTKTISSFGIRFSETCKGFQILEGTNMKCILCSTMCLVQSKLEERFQPESHGVLVRNSDKQCTQIRIETDQVFCFETDFVDEETMTLVDTERAKPVSLNKGALKFAPINDTQKTLPAVNAPPPPIPFDFNNLLTIFNRGFIICTRILDMCYHWPFHENEWHSFPPPNERHEMGAIGLLGNQLIMIGGKNNDGEPTDICELFDPHTYSWSDGPKLPVALGYFTLVQVSSTTILIVGGYNNTPKSDTYLLSKGDNQWTKLEDRPEPVYHSCCGVVILGDGRRGALSVGGNGNEFSTQAYFLDFELMTWSHMPSFTLPAPSYKGFLFQRDTEIHFLPLCEVNFDTFVLKHYVWKIHGFNQTWESRPYPFGKFTALNVGNPLTPTIYTMSIN; encoded by the exons ATGAGGAATGTGAAAGATTGGGCTACTATCGTCATCTTGCACTTGTCCCTTTGGATTGCCACTTCTGACACCAAAACTATAAGCAGCTTTGGAATTCGTTTCTCGGAAACATGCAAAGGGTTCCAAATTTTAGAAGGCACCAACATGAA ATGCATCTTATGCTCAACCATGTGTCTTGTTCAGTCGAAATTAGAGGAGAGATTTCAACCCGAAAGTCACGGTGTCCTGGTCCGCAATTCAGACAAGCAATGCACCCAAATCAGAATTGAGACTGACCAGgtcttttgctttgaaactGATTTTGTAGATGAAGAGACGATGACCCTCGTGGACACTGAGCGCGCAAAACCAGTATCTTTAAACAAAG GAGCACTGAAATTCGCTCCCATTAACGACACTCAAAAGACATTGCCCGCGGTTAATGCTCCTCCACCACCAATCCCGTTTGACTTCAACAATCTCCTCACAATTTTCAACCGTGGATTTATTATATGCACAAGAATTTTAGATATGTGCTACCATTGGCCTTTCC ATGAGAACGAGTGGCATTCATTTCCACCACCGAATGAACGCCATGAAATGGGCGCCATTGGTCTCTTAGGAAACCAATTAATCATGATCGGGGGtaaaaacaatgatggagAGCCAACAGATATTTGTGAGCTTTTCGACCCTCATACTTATTCCTGGAGTGATGGTCCTAAATTGCCTGTGGCTTTAGGTTATTTCACTCTGGTTCAAGTCAGCTCCACCACAATCCTCATAGTTGGAGGCTACAATAACACACCTAAGAGCGATACCTATCTTTTGTCCAAGGGAGATAATCAATGGACCAAGTTGGAGGATAGGCCGGAACCTGTTTATCATTCTTGTTGTGGGGTGGTTATTCTGGGCGATGGTAGAAGAGGGGCCTTATCCGTTGGAGGGAATGGTAATGAGTTCTCTACACAAGCATACTTTTTGGACTTTGAGTTAATGACCTGGTCACACATGCCATCTTTCACTTTACCCGCCCCTTCAtacaaaggttttctttttcaaagagacACCGAAATTCACTTTTTGCCCTTATGTGAAGTCAACTTCGACACATTTGTATTAAAACATTATGTGTGGAAAATCCATGGATTTAATCAAACATGGGAAAGTAGACCTTATCCATTTGGAAAATTCACCGCCTTAAATGTGGGGAATCCATTGACCCCAACAATCTATACCATGTCCATTAATTGA
- the LOC131891933 gene encoding uncharacterized protein LOC131891933 isoform X1, producing MRNVKDWATIVILHLSLWIATSDTKTISSFGIRFSETCKGFQILEGTNMKCILCSTMCLVQSKLEERFQPESHGVLVRNSDKQCTQIRIETDQVFCFETDFVDEETMTLVDTERAKPVSLNKEPYVTLFLTGALKFAPINDTQKTLPAVNAPPPPIPFDFNNLLTIFNRGFIICTRILDMCYHWPFHENEWHSFPPPNERHEMGAIGLLGNQLIMIGGKNNDGEPTDICELFDPHTYSWSDGPKLPVALGYFTLVQVSSTTILIVGGYNNTPKSDTYLLSKGDNQWTKLEDRPEPVYHSCCGVVILGDGRRGALSVGGNGNEFSTQAYFLDFELMTWSHMPSFTLPAPSYKGFLFQRDTEIHFLPLCEVNFDTFVLKHYVWKIHGFNQTWESRPYPFGKFTALNVGNPLTPTIYTMSIN from the exons ATGAGGAATGTGAAAGATTGGGCTACTATCGTCATCTTGCACTTGTCCCTTTGGATTGCCACTTCTGACACCAAAACTATAAGCAGCTTTGGAATTCGTTTCTCGGAAACATGCAAAGGGTTCCAAATTTTAGAAGGCACCAACATGAA ATGCATCTTATGCTCAACCATGTGTCTTGTTCAGTCGAAATTAGAGGAGAGATTTCAACCCGAAAGTCACGGTGTCCTGGTCCGCAATTCAGACAAGCAATGCACCCAAATCAGAATTGAGACTGACCAGgtcttttgctttgaaactGATTTTGTAGATGAAGAGACGATGACCCTCGTGGACACTGAGCGCGCAAAACCAGTATCTTTAAACAAAG AGCCGTATGTTACTCTGTTTTTGACAGGAGCACTGAAATTCGCTCCCATTAACGACACTCAAAAGACATTGCCCGCGGTTAATGCTCCTCCACCACCAATCCCGTTTGACTTCAACAATCTCCTCACAATTTTCAACCGTGGATTTATTATATGCACAAGAATTTTAGATATGTGCTACCATTGGCCTTTCC ATGAGAACGAGTGGCATTCATTTCCACCACCGAATGAACGCCATGAAATGGGCGCCATTGGTCTCTTAGGAAACCAATTAATCATGATCGGGGGtaaaaacaatgatggagAGCCAACAGATATTTGTGAGCTTTTCGACCCTCATACTTATTCCTGGAGTGATGGTCCTAAATTGCCTGTGGCTTTAGGTTATTTCACTCTGGTTCAAGTCAGCTCCACCACAATCCTCATAGTTGGAGGCTACAATAACACACCTAAGAGCGATACCTATCTTTTGTCCAAGGGAGATAATCAATGGACCAAGTTGGAGGATAGGCCGGAACCTGTTTATCATTCTTGTTGTGGGGTGGTTATTCTGGGCGATGGTAGAAGAGGGGCCTTATCCGTTGGAGGGAATGGTAATGAGTTCTCTACACAAGCATACTTTTTGGACTTTGAGTTAATGACCTGGTCACACATGCCATCTTTCACTTTACCCGCCCCTTCAtacaaaggttttctttttcaaagagacACCGAAATTCACTTTTTGCCCTTATGTGAAGTCAACTTCGACACATTTGTATTAAAACATTATGTGTGGAAAATCCATGGATTTAATCAAACATGGGAAAGTAGACCTTATCCATTTGGAAAATTCACCGCCTTAAATGTGGGGAATCCATTGACCCCAACAATCTATACCATGTCCATTAATTGA
- the LOC131891933 gene encoding uncharacterized protein LOC131891933 isoform X4 → MQKFKSKLEERFQPESHGVLVRNSDKQCTQIRIETDQVFCFETDFVDEETMTLVDTERAKPVSLNKEPYVTLFLTGALKFAPINDTQKTLPAVNAPPPPIPFDFNNLLTIFNRGFIICTRILDMCYHWPFHENEWHSFPPPNERHEMGAIGLLGNQLIMIGGKNNDGEPTDICELFDPHTYSWSDGPKLPVALGYFTLVQVSSTTILIVGGYNNTPKSDTYLLSKGDNQWTKLEDRPEPVYHSCCGVVILGDGRRGALSVGGNGNEFSTQAYFLDFELMTWSHMPSFTLPAPSYKGFLFQRDTEIHFLPLCEVNFDTFVLKHYVWKIHGFNQTWESRPYPFGKFTALNVGNPLTPTIYTMSIN, encoded by the exons ATGCAGAAATTCAAA TCGAAATTAGAGGAGAGATTTCAACCCGAAAGTCACGGTGTCCTGGTCCGCAATTCAGACAAGCAATGCACCCAAATCAGAATTGAGACTGACCAGgtcttttgctttgaaactGATTTTGTAGATGAAGAGACGATGACCCTCGTGGACACTGAGCGCGCAAAACCAGTATCTTTAAACAAAG AGCCGTATGTTACTCTGTTTTTGACAGGAGCACTGAAATTCGCTCCCATTAACGACACTCAAAAGACATTGCCCGCGGTTAATGCTCCTCCACCACCAATCCCGTTTGACTTCAACAATCTCCTCACAATTTTCAACCGTGGATTTATTATATGCACAAGAATTTTAGATATGTGCTACCATTGGCCTTTCC ATGAGAACGAGTGGCATTCATTTCCACCACCGAATGAACGCCATGAAATGGGCGCCATTGGTCTCTTAGGAAACCAATTAATCATGATCGGGGGtaaaaacaatgatggagAGCCAACAGATATTTGTGAGCTTTTCGACCCTCATACTTATTCCTGGAGTGATGGTCCTAAATTGCCTGTGGCTTTAGGTTATTTCACTCTGGTTCAAGTCAGCTCCACCACAATCCTCATAGTTGGAGGCTACAATAACACACCTAAGAGCGATACCTATCTTTTGTCCAAGGGAGATAATCAATGGACCAAGTTGGAGGATAGGCCGGAACCTGTTTATCATTCTTGTTGTGGGGTGGTTATTCTGGGCGATGGTAGAAGAGGGGCCTTATCCGTTGGAGGGAATGGTAATGAGTTCTCTACACAAGCATACTTTTTGGACTTTGAGTTAATGACCTGGTCACACATGCCATCTTTCACTTTACCCGCCCCTTCAtacaaaggttttctttttcaaagagacACCGAAATTCACTTTTTGCCCTTATGTGAAGTCAACTTCGACACATTTGTATTAAAACATTATGTGTGGAAAATCCATGGATTTAATCAAACATGGGAAAGTAGACCTTATCCATTTGGAAAATTCACCGCCTTAAATGTGGGGAATCCATTGACCCCAACAATCTATACCATGTCCATTAATTGA
- the LOC131891933 gene encoding uncharacterized protein LOC131891933 isoform X6 — translation MRNVKDWATIVILHLSLWIATSDTKTISSFGIRFSETCKGFQILEGTNMKCILCSTMCLVQSKLEERFQPESHGVLVRNSDKQCTQIRIETDQVFCFETDFVDEETMTLVDTERAKPVSLNKDAGKKPTEIANQLGVSRPTVYCALIKSETVDRKVGSGRKMKLDVEEIKEAAKVDPLKEMRKQPKDLSVSDMTICRTIKKASGKSLMRERQLLTPAMKETLLHCCKALLQDLKKAKANYPDMTVVFQQDGAPAHTSKKAQKWLESNMLFWPRKLWSPYLPDANPLDFTFWVHVEPKGCTICHPNIDALKTAVTQHWDARLADSIRAGCQASTVALRPLLIKGGYIKD, via the exons ATGAGGAATGTGAAAGATTGGGCTACTATCGTCATCTTGCACTTGTCCCTTTGGATTGCCACTTCTGACACCAAAACTATAAGCAGCTTTGGAATTCGTTTCTCGGAAACATGCAAAGGGTTCCAAATTTTAGAAGGCACCAACATGAA ATGCATCTTATGCTCAACCATGTGTCTTGTTCAGTCGAAATTAGAGGAGAGATTTCAACCCGAAAGTCACGGTGTCCTGGTCCGCAATTCAGACAAGCAATGCACCCAAATCAGAATTGAGACTGACCAGgtcttttgctttgaaactGATTTTGTAGATGAAGAGACGATGACCCTCGTGGACACTGAGCGCGCAAAACCAGTATCTTTAAACAAAG ATGCCGGCAAGAAACCAACAGAGATTGCAAACCAGTTGGGCGTCTCTAGGCCAACCGTGTACTGCGCTCTTATAAAGTCGGAGACAGTGGACAGGAAGGTTGGGTCTggtagaaaaatgaaattggacgTGGAGGAGATCAAGGAGGCTGCCAAGGTTGACCCTTTGAAGGAGATGCGCAAGCAACCTAAGGACTTAAGCGTTTCGGACATGACGATCTGCAGGACAATCAAGAAGGCCAGCGGCAAAAGCCTCATGAGGGAGAGGCAACTCTTGACACCAGCCATGAAAGAGACTCTGCTCCACTGCTGCAAGGCTCTGTTACAGGACCTCAAGAAAGCCAAGGCCAACTACCCGGACATGACTGTTGTGTTTCAACAAGATGGGGCGCCCGCACACACGTCCAAAAAGGCCCAGAAGTGGTTGGAGAGCAACATGCTGTTCTGGCCAAGGAAATTGTGGTCCCCCTACTTGCCAGACGCCAACCCGTTGGACTTCACCTTTTGGGTGCACGTCGAGCCCAAGGGCTGCACCATATGTCACCCGAATATTGACGCCCTCAAGACTGCTGTCACCCAGCACTGGGACGCCAGGTTGGCGGACTCCATCCGCGCCGGGTGCCAGGCTTCCACGGTCGCCTTGAGGCCATTATTGATAAAAGGGGGGTACATCAAAGATTAG